A single genomic interval of Arachis duranensis cultivar V14167 chromosome 7, aradu.V14167.gnm2.J7QH, whole genome shotgun sequence harbors:
- the LOC127740473 gene encoding pentatricopeptide repeat-containing protein At1g71210, mitochondrial-like, with protein sequence MTMLQPLKHVTKGRSLLSSFLIHSIHPSSFSSSSSFSSNCHTVLRKINQNDVASFIKDWFSTRDPLITRIFQILSSTDSSNNDAALDASLSTLTLPRLDESFVLTVLHHGTSAAHVYPCLRFFHWAGRQPDFHHTRGTFSAIFRILARAPSGKDLDEFLQSFRRRGPAFHPRVRFHDTLVIGYAIAGKPEIALQVFGKMRFHGLDLDSFGYHVLLNALVDKDYFNAFDAIVRQIRMRGFENRYTNASVMKRLCYLGRLDEAEGFLFGLVDGGKELHGSEVSALVSALCGSNRFDHAVRLVRELGDLGLVPLDHAYGVWIKCLVQGGRLDEALEFFRQKKRDEGYIPSLARYNMLIYRLLRENRPDEAWDLLMDMYATAIPPNSVTMNAVLCFFCKAGMVDVALDLFKSRSEFMLSPNHMAYKYLILTLCWDGNAKEAFTVLKSSINHHYFPDRKTFTRLANVLCRECMIDEMKELLHLALERKIMPNASTYDNFIMALCRAGRVDDSYLIHGELKGASASRAYANMIKGFKELNRGHIAARLLVEMKEKGHKVTPALCRVVVCCLLQMDNSRSQFFSLFEMLSHNDRQHYIYDCFIDAAGHAKQAELAWNVFELMQRNGIQPTSSSQILMLKAYFKSGRTSDALNFFKYVWSRGLATKKLYNCLVVSLCKSKNPEPAYLLLKEMLRDGFHPSIECYENLVLALCLSKRYHEAVYLVNVYEKMGRRLTSSLGNILLSQSLSSLEVYNACVRLRGVKEEGETDFSMLSFVVGAFHDHRSVSHVEDLEKLIAKCFPLNVYTYNLLLTKACKSDDMEQACKLFERMRRRGFEPNWRTYTTMLDGFERHGMRDKAERWFQESKRNYPTEEPE encoded by the coding sequence ATGACAATGCTGCAGCCACTGAAACATGTAACCAAAGGCAGATCCCTCTTATCTTCTTTCCTCATTCACAGTATCCacccttcttccttttcttcttcatcatctttttcttctaactGCCACACCGtcttaagaaaaataaaccaaaatgacGTCGCATCCTTCATCAAGGACTGGTTCAGCACGCGCGACCCACTCATCACCCGAATCTTTCAGATTCTCTCTTCGACGGACTCCTCCAATAACGACGCCGCCCTCGATGCCTCTCTCTCCACCCTAACACTCCCCCGTCTCGATGAGTCCTTCGTCCTCACCGTACTCCACCATGGCACCTCCGCCGCACACGTCTACCCCTGTCTCCGCTTCTTCCATTGGGCCGGCCGCCAGCCCGACTTCCACCACACTCGCGGCACCTTCTCCGCCATCTTCCGAATCCTAGCTCGCGCCCCATCAGGGAAAGACCTCGACGAATTCCTTCAATCCTTCCGCCGCCGTGGCCCCGCCTTCCACCCCCGTGTGCGGTTCCACGATACTCTCGTCATTGGATATGCTATTGCGGGTAAGCCTGAGATTGCACTCCAAGTGTTTGGTAAAATGCGGTTTCATGGTTTGGACTTGGATTCTTTTGGTTACCATGTGCTTTTGAATGCCCTTGTTGATAAGGATTATTTCAATGCTTTTGATGCCATTGTTAGGCAGATTAGGATGAGAGGTTTTGAGAATCGGTATACCAATGCTTCTGTTATGAAGAGGTTGTGCTATCTAGGGAGGTTGGATGAGGCCGAAGGGTTCTTGTTTGGCTTGGTGGATGGTGGCAAGGAGCTTCATGGCTCCGAGGTGAGTGCTCTTGTCAGTGCTTTGTGTGGGAGCAATAGGTTTGATCATGCTGTTAGGTTAGTTAGGGAGCTTGGGGATTTGGGGCTGGTGCCGCTGGATCATGCTTATGGAGTTTGGATAAAGTGCCTTGTGCAGGGTGGCCGGTTGGATGAGGCCTTGGAGTTTTTCAGACAGAAGAAGAGAGATGAAGGGTACATTCCTAGTTTGGCGAGGTACAACATGTTGATTTACAGGCTCTTGAGGGAGAACAGGCCCGACGAGGCGTGGGATTTGTTGATGGACATGTATGCGACTGCTATTCCACCGAACTCGGTTACCATGAATGCTGTGCTGTGCTTCTTTTGCAAGGCGGGGATGGTGGATGTCGCTCTTGATCTGTTCAAGTCGAGGTCAGAGTTTATGCTGTCCCCAAATCATATGGCTTATAAGTACTTGATACTTACTTTGTGTTGGGACGGAAACGCCAAGGAAGCATTCACTGTGTTGAAGAGCTCGATCAATCACCATTATTTTCCAGATAGAAAGACCTTTACTAGGCTTGCCAATGTTCTGTGTAGAGAGTGCATGATTGATGAGATGAAAGAGTTGCTCCATCTTGCCTTGGAACGGAAAATTATGCCTAATGCTTCCACATATGACAACTTTATAATGGCACTGTGCCGGGCAGGAAGAGTGGATGATAGTTATTTGATACATGGGGAACTTAAAGGTGCGTCTGCTAGCAGGGCCTATGCAAATATGATCAAGGGTTTTAAAGAGTTGAATAGGGGACATATTGCTGCTCGTCTTCTCGTTGAAATGAAGGAGAAGGGTCATAAAGTGACACCGGCTCTATGTAgagttgttgtttgttgtttacTTCAGATGGACAATTCAAGGTCTCAGTTTTTCAGTTTGTTTGAGATGCTGTCCCATAATGATCGTCAACATTATATTTATGATTGTTTCATTGATGCGGCTGGGCATGCCAAGCAGGCTGAGTTGGCTTGGAATGTGTTTGAGTTAATGCAGAGGAATGGCATTCAGCCCACTTCATCTTCTCAAATTCTTATGTTGAAAGCTTATTTCAAAAGTGGAAGGACTTCTGATGCACTTAACTTCTTTAAGTATGTTTGGTCCCGTGGATTGGCtactaaaaagttatataatTGCTTGGTTGTTTCTCTCTGCAAAAGCAAGAATCCTGAACCTGCGTATCTGCTCTTAAAAGAAATGTTAAGAGACGGTTTTCATCCAAGCATTGAATGCTATGAGAATCTTGTACTGGCGCTTTGTTTATCGAAAAGATATCATGAGGCAGTGTATCTTGTTAATGTGTATGAGAAAATGGGACGTCGATTAACCTCTTCTCTCGGTAAcatacttctttctcaatctctATCTTCACTGGAAGTTTACAATGCCTGTGTTCGTTTAAGAGGAGTGAAAGAGGAGGGAGAAACTGATTTTTCAATGCTTAGCTTTGTGGTTGGTGCATTTCATGATCATCGTAGCGTTAGCCATGTTGAGGACTTGGAGAAATTGATAGCAAAGTGCTTTCCACTTAACGTTTACACTTACAATTTGTTGTTGACAAAAGCATGCAAGAGTGATGATATGGAGCAGGCTTGTAAGTTGTTTGAAAGGATGCGTCGAAGGGGCTTTGAGCCCAACTGGCGGACTTATACCACCATGCTTGATGGTTTCGAAAGGCATGGGATGAGAGACAAGGCTGAGAGGTGGTTTcaagaaagtaaaaggaa